From one Ignavibacteria bacterium genomic stretch:
- a CDS encoding immunoglobulin domain-containing protein, whose protein sequence is MLKSLATLLVFTAIALQTHTGAKAQTCWNYMGYTYFQYFIDTQTGQYIYSDGQVQTYPGGVIDPYFYFYYYSYYASYGTFLPKNASFVFEISGDGGSSWTVIKTYTADDLSTSSNPPWSYKYDYYGMFHDRLTLPNDLKPGDYFIRLKEVPTDGGCAQSYPPDYNQPYWYGKIKVVRPCVTPVVKPQPSNIAVCQGDPLTMKIATKEEYGYIFFEWYRNGELVTTTLQPVLTYAQSVKANHEGTWMVNIIDVCGTKAKTNEFKVSIDIPTRITQEPQSKTVCQGNSHIITVAAEGTSLRYQWYKNGSPIMGATGTSINIPSASSENEGLYQVIVNGTCGDPDTSDVATIAVPVKPSFTVPLAGGTYCPGAKVTLTANTTGTILAYQWYKGDKPMLGENQKNLTIDAISERDNGFYWVYVVVPGSAETGCLADATSGRVYVGVYDAPTITEQPASADVCAGSDITLTAISEGADLQYQWFFKGAPIPRSNNYALELNNVTPAQQGSYSVQVSSMCGFFATSKVAEVKVYSLPVLTSQPADAIAEVGETVTLTVNNQGAQEVVWLRNGKEVAKGTEATLTLTDVKLSDAGFYQAVITNVCGSVNSRPARVTVIDPNSLVPTIAVSSPTLDAGNVPFGYSNEVTFDALVMNAGNVPITVNGFSFSGPNAADFVVTAPVANTLNKGESLTVKIKFTPSFVGTSTATLNIQSTATEGASTAAISGNGVVLYTTDQTVEFGTADKNETRIKCFTINNTSSTNITIDDIQVSGTNASLFSITTPLPVEVPAGSTKEVCAEFTPHEVGSYTASFAIKSSTGGNSTVGANGTCEIASSVTLDALNAGMSIYPNPASGSVTINTGETVASTISIVDAHGAVVATLHPTQSATVWNLSDAAGLPVPSGVYNVIIANPAGSFYIKLNVVR, encoded by the coding sequence ATGTTGAAATCACTTGCTACATTGTTGGTGTTTACTGCCATCGCGCTTCAAACCCACACCGGTGCAAAAGCGCAAACGTGTTGGAATTACATGGGATATACGTATTTCCAGTACTTTATTGACACCCAGACGGGCCAGTATATTTATTCAGATGGTCAGGTTCAAACCTATCCGGGCGGAGTAATTGACCCATATTTTTACTTTTACTACTATTCCTATTATGCCAGTTACGGTACCTTTCTTCCCAAAAACGCCTCGTTTGTATTTGAAATTTCGGGCGATGGTGGTTCAAGCTGGACGGTAATAAAAACATATACTGCTGATGATTTAAGTACAAGCAGCAACCCACCGTGGTCATATAAATATGATTACTATGGAATGTTTCATGATCGCCTTACGCTCCCAAATGACTTAAAGCCGGGCGACTATTTCATTCGACTGAAAGAAGTCCCTACCGACGGCGGGTGTGCGCAATCGTATCCGCCAGACTACAACCAGCCGTACTGGTACGGAAAAATCAAGGTTGTACGCCCGTGTGTTACGCCGGTAGTAAAACCACAACCGTCGAATATTGCCGTGTGTCAGGGAGACCCGCTCACGATGAAGATTGCAACCAAGGAAGAGTACGGCTACATTTTCTTTGAATGGTACCGCAATGGTGAGCTTGTTACAACCACGCTGCAACCCGTCCTAACCTATGCGCAATCCGTAAAGGCAAACCACGAGGGAACGTGGATGGTTAACATCATCGATGTTTGTGGCACAAAGGCAAAAACAAATGAGTTTAAAGTATCGATTGATATTCCAACCAGAATCACTCAGGAGCCACAATCGAAAACTGTTTGCCAGGGCAATTCACACATAATCACCGTGGCTGCTGAAGGCACATCCCTGAGATACCAGTGGTATAAAAATGGTTCCCCAATCATGGGTGCTACAGGAACATCCATTAACATCCCCAGTGCATCTTCGGAGAATGAAGGCTTGTATCAGGTTATTGTTAATGGTACCTGCGGTGATCCCGACACCAGTGATGTTGCAACCATTGCTGTCCCTGTAAAACCAAGCTTTACGGTGCCACTCGCTGGTGGTACCTACTGTCCCGGTGCAAAGGTTACCCTTACGGCCAATACCACAGGCACCATCCTGGCCTATCAGTGGTACAAGGGCGACAAGCCAATGCTTGGCGAGAACCAAAAGAATTTAACAATTGACGCTATCTCAGAACGCGACAACGGCTTCTACTGGGTGTATGTAGTTGTTCCGGGTTCGGCTGAAACCGGCTGTCTGGCCGACGCCACCTCGGGCCGCGTCTATGTTGGCGTTTATGATGCCCCAACCATTACTGAACAACCTGCCTCGGCCGACGTTTGTGCCGGGTCTGACATTACCCTTACCGCGATTTCTGAAGGCGCAGATCTTCAGTATCAGTGGTTCTTTAAAGGGGCTCCGATTCCGCGGTCAAACAACTACGCTCTTGAACTCAACAATGTTACTCCCGCACAGCAGGGCTCGTACTCTGTGCAGGTGAGCAGCATGTGCGGCTTTTTTGCAACCAGTAAGGTCGCCGAAGTGAAGGTGTACTCATTACCGGTACTCACCTCGCAGCCTGCCGACGCGATTGCCGAGGTTGGTGAAACCGTAACGCTGACAGTAAATAATCAGGGTGCACAGGAAGTTGTATGGCTCCGTAACGGTAAGGAAGTGGCCAAGGGAACCGAGGCCACACTCACACTGACCGACGTTAAGCTCAGCGATGCCGGTTTCTATCAGGCTGTGATCACCAACGTCTGCGGCAGCGTAAACTCTCGTCCTGCACGCGTTACCGTGATCGATCCCAACTCGCTGGTGCCGACCATCGCCGTTTCGTCACCGACTCTTGACGCCGGCAACGTACCCTTTGGCTACAGCAACGAAGTTACCTTTGATGCACTGGTCATGAATGCAGGCAACGTACCGATAACCGTAAACGGCTTTAGCTTCAGCGGTCCCAATGCGGCTGACTTCGTGGTTACCGCTCCGGTTGCCAACACACTGAATAAAGGTGAGTCACTCACCGTAAAAATCAAATTCACGCCCAGTTTTGTTGGCACCTCCACCGCCACACTGAACATTCAGTCCACCGCCACCGAAGGCGCAAGCACGGCAGCGATCAGCGGCAACGGTGTTGTGCTGTACACAACTGACCAGACGGTAGAGTTTGGTACTGCCGACAAGAACGAAACACGGATCAAGTGCTTCACCATTAACAACACCTCGTCAACCAACATTACCATTGATGATATCCAGGTCAGCGGTACCAATGCTTCGCTGTTCAGCATCACTACTCCGCTGCCCGTTGAGGTCCCAGCCGGTAGCACCAAGGAAGTATGTGCCGAGTTTACCCCGCACGAAGTAGGTAGCTACACTGCCAGCTTTGCCATCAAGTCCAGCACCGGCGGCAACTCTACTGTCGGCGCCAATGGAACATGCGAAATAGCATCATCGGTTACTCTGGACGCCCTGAATGCCGGTATGAGCATCTATCCGAACCCGGCAAGCGGAAGCGTTACCATCAACACCGGTGAAACTGTCGCATCAACCATCTCGATCGTCGATGCTCACGGTGCCGTGGTTGCCACCCTGCACCCCACACAGTCTGCTACCGTATGGAACCTGAGTGATGCTGCAGGCTTGCCTGTCCCATCGGGTGTGTACAACGTCATCATTGCCAATCCGGCAGGTTCGTTCTACATCAAGCTCAACGTTGTCAGATAA
- a CDS encoding immunoglobulin domain-containing protein: MKSFFSTLVLITLLAISGAAVKAQTCWNYQGYTYFNGFGDPSYNYYYGLGNSITVYQGDKIRPVFYMYYLNYYNSYGKPKNTEWKIQISDDKTTWTDIRTVSVDTLTYYTTTNQSNSNSPWYYYWGVLYGYHFVDYTIPTTMKPGSYYLRICEKNIKDDGSCGIGYSPDSFSGQIGNLTVKRKCVTPVVNTQPSNIAVCQGDPLSMKIDTKEDYGYVFFEWYRDGSLMTTTLQPTLSYPQSVKANHEGTWYVNIIDVCGTKAQTKEFRVAIDIPTKITQEPQNRTVCQGNSHTISVTAEGTNLKYQWYKDGTAMPGATTPTINIPSASSDNEGVYQVIVNGTCGDPDTSETATIAVPIKPQFTTPLAGGTFCPGSKATLSAQTTGNILAYQWYKGDKSILGAHQRTLTIDNISERDNGFYWVYVVVPGSAETGCLADATSGRVYVGVYDAPTITEQPASADVCAGSDITLTVTSEGADLQYQWFFKGAPIPQSNNFALELNNVTPAQQGSYSVQVSSMCGFFATSKVAEVKVYSLPVLTSQPADAIAEVGETVTLTVNNQGAQEVVWLRNGKEVAKGTEATLTLTDVKLSDAGFYQAVVTNVCGSVNSRLARVTVIDPNSLVPTITVSSPTLDAGNVPFGYSNEVTFDALVMNAGNVPITVNGFSFSGPNAADFVVTAPVANTLNKGESLTVKIKFTPSFVGTSTATLNIQSTAAEGESTAAISGNGVVLYTTDPTVEFGTADKNETRIKCFTINNTSSTNITIDDIQVSGTNTSLFRVTTPLPVSIPAGTTKEVCAEFTPHEVGSYTASFAIKSSTGGNSSVGANGTCEIASSVTLDALNAGMSIYPNPASGSVTINTGETVASTISIVDAHGAVVATLHPTQSATVWNLSDAAGLPVPSGVYNVIIANPAGSFYIKLNVVR, encoded by the coding sequence ATGAAATCGTTCTTTTCTACTTTAGTTCTTATAACCTTGCTTGCTATTTCCGGCGCAGCTGTTAAAGCTCAGACGTGCTGGAACTATCAGGGCTATACGTACTTTAACGGCTTCGGCGATCCCTCGTATAACTATTATTATGGTTTGGGGAACTCTATCACTGTCTATCAAGGCGATAAAATCCGTCCTGTGTTCTACATGTACTACCTGAATTACTACAACAGCTATGGTAAGCCCAAGAATACAGAGTGGAAGATTCAGATATCCGACGACAAGACAACATGGACGGACATTCGTACCGTATCTGTTGATACACTCACGTACTACACCACAACCAATCAGAGTAATTCCAATTCGCCGTGGTACTATTACTGGGGTGTGCTGTATGGCTATCATTTTGTTGACTATACAATCCCTACCACCATGAAGCCCGGAAGCTATTATCTGCGCATCTGCGAGAAAAACATTAAGGATGACGGGAGCTGTGGTATTGGATACTCGCCTGACTCATTTTCCGGCCAGATTGGGAACCTGACCGTCAAACGCAAGTGCGTCACTCCGGTTGTAAATACGCAGCCATCAAATATTGCCGTATGTCAGGGTGATCCGCTGTCCATGAAGATTGATACTAAGGAAGATTACGGATATGTCTTTTTTGAATGGTATCGCGACGGTTCGCTAATGACAACTACGCTGCAACCCACTCTCTCGTATCCGCAGTCTGTAAAGGCAAATCATGAGGGCACCTGGTACGTAAACATTATTGACGTTTGCGGTACCAAAGCACAAACGAAAGAATTTAGGGTTGCAATTGATATTCCAACAAAGATCACCCAGGAACCGCAAAACCGTACGGTATGCCAGGGGAACTCACACACGATCAGCGTTACTGCCGAAGGTACGAACCTTAAGTATCAGTGGTATAAGGATGGCACCGCCATGCCGGGTGCAACAACGCCGACAATCAACATCCCCAGCGCCTCTTCCGATAACGAAGGTGTGTACCAGGTAATCGTTAACGGTACCTGCGGTGACCCCGACACCAGCGAGACAGCCACCATCGCAGTGCCGATTAAACCGCAGTTTACAACTCCGCTTGCAGGCGGAACCTTCTGTCCGGGCAGCAAGGCTACTCTTTCGGCTCAAACAACAGGCAACATCCTGGCCTACCAGTGGTACAAAGGCGATAAATCAATTCTTGGCGCTCATCAGAGAACACTAACGATTGATAATATCTCAGAACGCGACAACGGCTTCTACTGGGTGTACGTGGTCGTTCCCGGATCTGCCGAAACCGGCTGTTTGGCCGACGCCACCTCGGGCCGCGTCTATGTTGGCGTATATGATGCACCAACCATTACCGAACAACCTGCCTCCGCCGACGTTTGTGCCGGATCTGACATTACCCTTACAGTTACGTCTGAAGGCGCAGATCTTCAGTATCAGTGGTTCTTTAAAGGGGCTCCGATTCCGCAGTCAAACAACTTCGCTCTTGAACTCAACAATGTTACTCCCGCACAGCAGGGTTCATACTCGGTGCAGGTGAGCAGCATGTGCGGCTTTTTTGCAACCAGTAAGGTCGCCGAAGTGAAGGTGTACTCATTACCGGTGCTCACATCGCAGCCCGCCGACGCAATTGCCGAGGTCGGTGAAACCGTAACGCTGACAGTAAATAATCAGGGTGCACAGGAAGTTGTATGGCTCCGTAACGGTAAGGAAGTGGCCAAGGGAACCGAGGCTACACTCACACTGACCGACGTCAAGCTCAGTGATGCCGGTTTCTATCAGGCAGTGGTCACCAACGTCTGCGGCAGCGTAAACTCTCGTCTTGCACGCGTTACCGTGATCGATCCCAACTCGCTGGTGCCGACCATCACTGTTTCGTCACCGACTCTTGACGCCGGCAACGTACCCTTTGGCTACAGCAACGAAGTTACCTTTGATGCACTGGTCATGAATGCAGGCAACGTGCCGATTACCGTAAACGGCTTTAGTTTCAGCGGTCCAAACGCAGCCGACTTCGTTGTCACCGCTCCGGTTGCCAACACACTGAATAAAGGTGAGTCACTCACCGTGAAGATTAAATTCACGCCCAGTTTTGTTGGCACCTCCACCGCCACACTGAACATTCAGTCCACCGCCGCCGAAGGCGAAAGCACGGCAGCGATCAGCGGCAACGGTGTTGTGCTGTACACAACTGACCCGACGGTAGAGTTTGGTACTGCCGACAAGAACGAAACACGGATCAAGTGCTTCACCATCAACAACACCTCGTCAACCAACATTACCATTGATGACATCCAGGTCAGCGGTACCAATACTTCGCTGTTCCGAGTTACCACACCGCTACCGGTTAGCATCCCCGCCGGTACCACCAAGGAAGTATGCGCTGAGTTTACCCCGCACGAAGTAGGTAGCTACACTGCAAGCTTTGCCATCAAGTCCAGCACCGGCGGAAACTCTTCCGTCGGCGCCAATGGAACATGCGAAATCGCATCATCGGTTACTCTGGACGCCCTGAATGCCGGTATGAGCATCTATCCGAACCCGGCAAGCGGAAGCGTTACCATCAACACCGGTGAAACTGTCGCATCAACCATCTCGATTGTCGATGCACACGGTGCCGTGGTTGCCACCCTGCACCCAACACAGTCTGCTACCGTGTGGAACCTGAGTGATGCAGCAGGCTTGCCTGTCCCATCGGGTGTGTACAACGTCATCATTGCCAATCCGGCAGGTTCGTTCTACATCAAGCTCAACGTTGTCAGATAA
- a CDS encoding immunoglobulin domain-containing protein yields MKHLLTIFIVLLLWSTVGSKVYSQTCWDRQASFYFNYFVDTKTGNRLYYYNGTPLVVLPGDVIQPHMYLYAYTYYRNNGNQFPPKDSKWHFEISKDDGVTWKVLKTWEYDDLNNRTNPPWYTRSTYYGYFYDKITLPTNLAPGDYVVRGREEKSSGCGVSNAPNTYTYGKMTVKRPCVTPVISPQPSNISICQGDPLTMKIATKEEYGYIFFEWYRNGTLVTTTLAPTLSFPESSKENHEGTWYVNIIDVCGTKAQTNEFKVTIDIPTKITQEPQNRTVCQGNSHTISVSAEGTNLTYQWYKDGTAMPGATTPTINIPSASSDNEGVYQVIVNGTCGDPDTSETATIAVPIKPQFTTPLAGGTFCPGSKATLSAQTTGNILAYQWYKGDQPILGANQRTLTIDNISEHDNGFYWVYVVVPGSAETGCLADATSGRVYVGVYDAPTITEQPTSANVCEGSDITLTVNAEGADLQYQWFFKGAPIPQSNNYALELNNITPAQQGSYSVQVSSMCGFFTTSKVAEVNVYSLPVLTSQPADAIAEVGETVTLTVNNQGAQEVVWLRNGKEVAKGTEATLTLTDVKLSDAGFYQAVITNVCGSINSRLARVTVIDPNSLVPTIAVSSPTLDAGNVPFGYSNEITFDALVMNAGNVPITVNGLSFSGPNATDFVVTAPVANTLNKGESLTVKIKFTPSSVGASTATLNIQSTATDGESSVEISGSGVVQYTTDQTVEFGTADKNETRIKCFTINNTSSTNITIDDIQVSGTNASLFRVTTPLPVSIPAGTTKEVCAEFTPHEVGSYTASFAIKSSTGGNSSVGANGTCEIASSVTLDALNDGMSIYPNPVNGNVTINTGETIASTITIVDAQGIVVATLHPTQSVTAWDLTTSSGQTLPSGSYTIIIANLTGSYFMTLYIVR; encoded by the coding sequence ATGAAACATCTTTTAACTATTTTTATAGTTCTGCTTTTGTGGAGTACGGTTGGATCAAAAGTGTATTCGCAAACCTGTTGGGACCGGCAAGCCAGTTTTTACTTCAACTATTTTGTTGACACCAAAACCGGCAACCGCCTGTACTATTACAATGGTACTCCGTTAGTAGTTCTTCCCGGAGATGTAATCCAGCCACACATGTACCTGTATGCCTACACCTACTATAGGAACAACGGGAACCAGTTCCCTCCGAAGGATTCCAAATGGCATTTTGAAATTTCAAAGGATGATGGTGTTACCTGGAAGGTTTTAAAAACCTGGGAATATGATGACCTAAACAACAGAACCAATCCGCCGTGGTACACCCGATCCACCTATTACGGTTACTTTTACGACAAAATTACCCTGCCAACCAACCTGGCTCCAGGTGATTACGTTGTACGTGGACGTGAAGAAAAATCCAGCGGCTGTGGTGTGTCGAATGCACCCAACACCTATACCTATGGTAAGATGACGGTGAAACGTCCGTGTGTTACTCCGGTAATTAGTCCGCAGCCGTCGAACATTTCTATTTGTCAGGGCGATCCGCTCACAATGAAAATCGCAACTAAGGAAGAGTACGGTTACATCTTTTTTGAATGGTACCGCAATGGTACACTCGTAACCACCACGCTGGCTCCGACGCTGTCATTCCCCGAATCGTCAAAAGAAAATCATGAAGGCACCTGGTACGTAAACATTATTGACGTATGTGGTACAAAGGCACAAACGAACGAATTCAAGGTTACAATCGATATTCCAACCAAAATCACCCAGGAACCGCAAAACCGAACGGTGTGCCAGGGAAATTCACACACGATCAGCGTTTCTGCCGAAGGCACGAACCTTACGTATCAGTGGTATAAGGATGGCACCGCCATGCCGGGTGCAACAACGCCGACAATAAACATCCCCAGTGCCTCTTCCGATAACGAAGGTGTGTACCAGGTAATCGTTAACGGTACCTGCGGTGACCCGGACACAAGCGAGACAGCCACTATCGCAGTTCCGATTAAACCGCAGTTTACAACTCCGCTTGCCGGTGGAACTTTCTGTCCGGGCAGCAAGGCTACTCTCTCGGCGCAAACAACAGGCAATATCCTGGCCTATCAGTGGTACAAGGGCGATCAGCCAATTCTTGGCGCTAATCAGAGAACACTAACAATTGATAATATCTCAGAACACGACAATGGCTTCTACTGGGTGTACGTGGTCGTTCCCGGATCTGCCGAAACCGGCTGTTTGGCCGACGCTACCTCGGGCCGCGTCTATGTTGGCGTTTATGATGCACCAACCATTACCGAACAACCTACCTCCGCCAACGTTTGTGAAGGGTCCGACATTACTCTTACCGTAAATGCTGAAGGTGCAGATCTTCAGTATCAGTGGTTCTTTAAAGGGGCTCCGATTCCGCAGTCAAACAACTACGCTCTAGAGCTCAACAACATTACTCCCGCACAGCAGGGTTCATACTCGGTGCAGGTGAGCAGCATGTGCGGCTTCTTTACAACCAGTAAGGTTGCCGAAGTGAATGTGTACTCGCTACCGGTACTCACCTCGCAGCCTGCCGACGCGATTGCCGAGGTTGGTGAAACCGTAACGCTGACAGTAAACAATCAGGGTGCACAGGAAGTTGTATGGCTCCGTAACGGTAAGGAAGTGGCCAAGGGAACAGAAGCCACACTCACACTGACAGACGTTAAGCTCAGTGATGCCGGTTTCTATCAGGCTGTGATCACCAACGTCTGCGGCAGCATAAACTCTCGTCTGGCACGCGTTACCGTGATCGACCCCAACTCGCTGGTACCGACCATCGCTGTTTCGTCACCTACCCTTGACGCCGGCAACGTACCCTTTGGCTACAGCAATGAAATTACCTTCGATGCACTGGTCATGAATGCAGGCAACGTACCGATTACAGTAAACGGCTTAAGCTTCAGCGGTCCCAACGCCACAGACTTCGTTGTCACCGCTCCGGTTGCCAACACACTGAATAAAGGCGAGTCACTCACCGTAAAAATCAAATTCACGCCAAGCTCAGTGGGCGCCTCCACCGCCACACTGAACATCCAGTCCACCGCCACCGATGGCGAAAGCAGTGTTGAAATCAGTGGCAGTGGTGTTGTGCAGTACACAACTGACCAGACGGTAGAGTTTGGTACTGCCGACAAGAATGAAACACGGATCAAGTGCTTCACCATTAACAACACCTCGTCAACCAACATTACCATTGATGACATCCAGGTCAGCGGTACCAATGCTTCGCTGTTCCGAGTTACCACACCGCTACCGGTTAGCATCCCCGCCGGTACCACCAAGGAAGTATGCGCTGAGTTTACCCCGCACGAAGTAGGTAGCTACACTGCCAGCTTTGCCATCAAGTCCAGCACCGGCGGCAACTCTTCCGTCGGCGCCAATGGAACATGCGAAATCGCATCATCGGTTACTCTGGACGCCCTGAATGACGGTATGAGCATCTACCCGAATCCGGTAAATGGAAACGTCACCATCAACACTGGTGAAACGATAGCCTCTACCATCACCATTGTGGATGCCCAGGGCATTGTTGTAGCCACTCTTCATCCAACGCAGTCAGTTACTGCATGGGACCTGACAACTTCGTCAGGTCAAACGTTGCCGTCGGGATCATACACCATTATCATTGCCAATTTGACAGGCTCGTACTTCATGACGCTCTATATTGTCAGATAA
- a CDS encoding DUF4256 domain-containing protein, with translation MRTNHTSGPTDDFIEGLRQRFALHPERHTEIAWSDVRTMLIETPEVLNAVYGMEITGGEPDVVVLDSLQQQIILCDCSAESPVQRRSLCYDDPALQARKTNKPAGSAEGMAQRMGIELLTESMYLSLQHLGPFDTKTSSWIQTPPEMRVRGGALFGACRFGRIFFYHNSAESYYAGRGFRGFVRLRG, from the coding sequence ATGAGAACAAACCATACAAGTGGGCCGACAGATGATTTTATCGAAGGGCTTCGGCAACGTTTTGCATTACATCCGGAAAGGCACACTGAGATTGCGTGGTCAGATGTTAGAACAATGCTTATAGAAACGCCGGAGGTACTGAACGCGGTGTATGGTATGGAAATAACAGGTGGCGAGCCTGATGTTGTAGTGCTTGACAGTTTGCAGCAGCAAATAATACTGTGCGATTGTTCCGCTGAATCGCCTGTTCAGCGCAGAAGTTTATGTTACGATGATCCTGCATTGCAGGCCAGGAAGACCAATAAACCGGCAGGGAGCGCAGAGGGCATGGCCCAGAGGATGGGGATTGAGTTACTTACTGAATCAATGTATTTGTCACTGCAACACCTGGGTCCGTTTGATACCAAAACCTCAAGCTGGATTCAAACGCCACCTGAGATGAGAGTACGGGGAGGAGCACTTTTCGGTGCCTGCCGGTTCGGCAGGATATTCTTTTATCACAACTCCGCCGAGTCGTATTACGCGGGTCGCGGATTTCGAGGCTTTGTCCGCCTGCGTGGATAA